The genomic segment TGCGCGTTCGGCGCCGCCCCGCCGACCGCCCCGCCGGTCGAGGCCGGCGCGGCCCTCGACGCCTACGAGCGCGGCGACTGCCGGGCGGCGGTCGCGGCCTTCGAGGCGCTGCCCGCCGACGGCGCGTGGAGCGCCGACGGGGCGCTGCAATATCGCTACGGCTGGTGCCTCGGCGCGCTCGGCCGGCCGGAGGCCGCGGAACGCCAGCGGCGCGCGGCGGAGCTGCTCGCGGCGGCGGCCGCGCGCCCCGGCGCGACGGTCGAGACGCCGTTCTATCTCGTGAACGCGCTCCAGAACTTCGGGCGGGCCGAGGAAGCGCGCCGCGAGGCGGCCGCGGCGGTCGAGCGGTACAAGAGCGGCGCGCTGCTGGTCCCCGCGGCCGAGCCGCAGGCTTGGTTCCAGCTCGGGAAGCTGTTCCGCGACGCCGGCGACGACCGCGGCGCCCTCGCCCCGTTCCGCCGCGCGCTCGACGCGGGCAAGGCGTCCGGCCGGCCGCTCCGCGCCGCCTACCTCCAGCGGATCCTCGCCGCGGCCGAGCAGGCGCGGGACGCCGAGCTGACGCGCGCCGCGGGCGAGGCGCTCGCCGCGAAGGATCCCGGCAACCCCGCGGCCGCGAACCGCGAGGCGCGGCTGCTGGCCGGCCAAGGGAAGCTCGCCGAAGCGCGCGCGGCGTTCGCGAAGCTGCAGGGGCGGCAGAACGACGCGGGGATGGACGCGCAGTACGCCGGCGTCTCGCTCGACCGCGTCCTCGAACTCGCCGAGTGGGGCGCAGCGCCGGCGACCAAGCTCGCCGACGGCCGCGAGGTCGCCGCGCTCGGCGAGGCCGAGCTGCGCAACGAGCTCGCCGCGCGGGCCCGCGAGGCGTGGGGGCTGATGAAGGGGCCGACGGTCGAGGTCCCGCGCCGCCGCGGTCCCGGCACCCGTCCCGCGCCGCCCGCGGCGACGCGCGAGGCGCTGCGCGCGCTGCAGGCCCGTTTCTGCGGCGCGCTGCTCGAGGCGGTCGTGCGCGGCGCGCCGCTGCAGCAGTGGGCGATCATCGACGGCTACCCGCAGCTCCTCCACCACCCGTGGGACGAGATCTACGTGCAGCAGGGCGCCGGCGACCGCAGCGAGCACGTCGTCCCGGCCGACTGACGCGGCCGCTTCGGGCGCGGACGAGTAGAGGACTCCGAGGCCAGGAAGGCGCGTCGTCTCGAAGGGTCGGGCGCGGACGGATCGAGGAGCCCGGCGTCGATGAGATCGCCGTCGTCGCGAAGGGTCAGGCGCGGACGAGGGCAACGACGCGGCGGCCGACCGCGAGCTGCGAGAGGGCCATCAGGCGCTGCGCGCGGCGGTCGGACGAGGCCCCCGCCCACGGCTCCCAGAGCACGATCGGCCAGGGGCGCGGCAGCTCGCGCTCCACGCGCTGCAGCAGCCGGGCCATGCCGACGAGCGGCAGCGGGCGGCCGCGCGAATCGTCGAGGACCGCGACGTCGGGCGGCCAGGACACGGCGTCGCAGCTCCGCGGCGCGCTCCAGAGCGATTCGTCGGCCAGCGCCGCCGAGGGCACGTCGAGCCGCTCGGCGAGGCGCTCGCCGAGCGCGCGCCGCTCGGCCTCCGCGCAGGCCTCTTCGGCCCGGCGGTCGTCGTCGGCGTGAAGTTCCATCTGCGTCAGGCGTTCGGCGAGGCGCAGCGGATCGTCCCCGCCCGCGCCGCGGGCGAGGCGCCGCGCGTCTTCCTCGACGGCGGCGGAGAGCAGCTCGGCCCGGCGCGCCCGGGCGAGGACCTCGGCGAGATCCTCGGCCAGCGTCGCCGCGGCGACGGTCTCGTAGCCGAAGCCGCCCGCCCCGAGCGCGGCGAGGAGCGCCGAGGTGGCGGCCATCCCGCCGCCGAGCCCGGCGGCCGAAGCGACCGCGGCCCCGACGAGCGCGGCCCCGCCGGCGGCGGCGAAGACCGTCCCCGCGCGGCGGCGCTGCGCGATTTCGTCCTGCACCAGCGCGGCGAGCCGCTCGAACTTGCGCCGCTCGTCGCCGAGCGCCCGGCGGCGGCGCGGATAGGCCTCGAGCCGGTTCACGCCGGCGTCGCCGAGCTTGGCGCGGGCCTCGCCGAGGCTCCCGCCGCGCGCCGGCGCCGCGGGACGTCCGGGGATCGGCGGCGTCGTCTGGCCGGCCAGCGTCTCGGAGGGGACGCGCGCCGGCAGCGGCCAGTCGGCGGCGCGGACGAGCGTCAGGTCGGCCTGCCCGCGGCGCGCCTCGACCACGGCGCGGTTGGAGGAGGCGGAGCGGTCGAGCGCCTCGAGCAGCGCGGCGGCGAGGCTCGCGCCGTGCTCCCGCGCGGGGATCAACAGCGGCTCGGCGCCGTCGGGATCGAGGTGCAGCTCCCCCTTGGCGGAGGGGAGCGACCAGCGGAGCACGGCCCCGCCGAACTCGCGCCCGACGCGCGGAGCGGCGTCCATCGCCGGCCTTTCGCCGGACATGAACGGGGGGCGGATTGTTCCTTCGACGCCGACGTACATCGCTTTCGCTCGTCTCCGCTGCCAAAGATAGGCGCGCCGCCGCGCGACGCCAGCGCTCGTTGCCCCGCGGCCGCCGCGGGTGCTAACGTCCGCGGTCCATGAGTCCCAAAGACGCCCACGGCATCGGCGGCCTGCCGCCGGCCAACGAGATGACCCCGATGTTCCGGCAGTGGGCGGACGCCAAGCGCCGCTGCCCGGACGCCGTGCTCTTTTTCCGCATGGGCGACTTCTACGAGATGTTCTTCGACGACGCCGTCCTCGCGGCGCCGATCCTCGAGATCGCCCTCACCGCGCGCGGCAAGGGGACGGCGACCGCGGCCCCGATGTGCGGCGTGCCGCACCACGCCGTGGACGCCTACGTCGCGAAGCTAGTCGAGCGCGGCCACCGCGTGGCGATCTGCGAGCAGATGGAGGACCCGCGCAAGACGAAGGGGATGGTCCGCCGCGACATCATCCGCGTCGTCAGCCCGGGGACGCTGACCGACCCGACCCGCCTCGACCCCGGCGCGGGGAACTTCCTCGCCTCGGTCTCCGGACGCGGCCCGTACGGCGTCGCCCTCTGCGACCTCTCGACCGGCGAGCTGGTCCTCGCCGCCGCGGCCGACGCCGCGGAGCTCGCCGACGTCCTCTCCCGCTACGACGCCCGCGAGGCGCTCGCGCCGGAGAGCGCCGCCGCGGAGCTGCGTGAGCTGCTGCCGGAGATCCACGGCGCGCGGCCGCTCGTCACCGCGGCGCGCGACGACCGCTTCGAGCCGGCCGGCGCGCGGGAGCGGCTGCTCGCCGCGCTGCGCGTCGCCTCCCTCGCCGGCTTCGGCTGCCCCGACGACCATCCGGCGATCCCCGCCGCCGCGGCGGTCCTCGCGCACCTCGCGGAGACGCAGCGGACCGACGCCGCGCACCTCGACCGGCTGCGCGTCGAGAACCCCGTCCGCACGCTGCAGCTCGACCAGGCGACCCGCCGCAACCTCGAGATCGTCGCCAACCTGCGCGACGGCGGGCGGCGCGCGACGCTGCTCGAGGTGCTCGACCGCACGAAGACGCCGCTCGGCGCGCGACGCCTCCGCGCCTGGCTGCTCGAGCCGCTGGCCGAGGCCGCGCCGCTCAACGAACGGCTCGGCCTGGTGGACGACTTCTTCCAGCGCGCCGAGCTGCGGCGCGCGGCGCGCGAGGCGCTTTCGCGCGTGCGCGACGTCGAGCGGCTCCTCTCCCGCTGCGCGCTCGGCGCGGCGACGCCCCACGACGCGCTGGCCCTGCTGCGCTCGCTCGAGGCGGTTCCCGACGTGCGCCGCGCCGTCGAGCCGCTGACCTCCGCCGGCGCGGAGCGGCTGCTCGGCCAGCTCGACCCGCTCGAGGAGCTGACGTCGCTGCTCGCGCGGGCGATCGCCGACGAGCCGTCGTCGTCGGTCGGCGACGGACGCGCGCTGCGGGCCGGCTACGACGCGGCGCTCGACGAGGCGCGCGACCTAACGCGCGGCGGCCGGCGCCGGATCGCGGAGATCGAGGAGCGCGAGCGCCTGCGGACCGGCATCGCCAACCTCAAGGTCGGCTACAACCGCGTCTTCGGCTACTACATCGAGGTCAGCAAGGCGAACGTCGCCAAGGCGCCGGACGACTGGGAGCGGCGCCAGACGGTCGCCACCGGCGAGCGCTACGTCACCCCCGAAATCCGCGAGCTGGAGACGAAGATCCTCGCCGCGGAAGAGAAGCTGGCCGAGCGGGAGCAGGAGCTGTTCGACCAACTGCTCGCCGAGGTCGCCGGGCGCGCCGGAAGGCTGCGCGGCCTCGCCGCGGCGCTGGCGGAAGTGGACGCGACGGCGGGCCTCGCCGAGGCGGCGGCGCTCGAAGGGTACGTGCGGCCGCAAATCGACGACGGGGACGCGCTGGAGATCGAGGACGGGCGCCATCCGGTCGTGGAGCGGCTGCTCCCGCCGGGGCGGTTCGTCCCCAACGACTGCAAGCTCGACGAAGGGCGGCGGATCCTCGTCGTCACCGGCCCGAACATGGGCGGCAAGAGCACGTTCCTGCGCCAGACGGCGTTGATCGTCCTGATGGCCCAGAGCGGCTCGTTCGTGCCGGCGCGCGCGGCGCGGATCGGGCTGATCGACCGGATCTTCTGCCGCGTCGGCGCGTCGGACAATCTCGCCGGCGGCGAATCGACGTTCATGGTCGAGATGACCGAGACGGCGAACATCCTCCACAACGCGACGCCGAAGAGCCTCGTCGTGCTCGACGAGATCGGCCGGGGCACGGCGACGTGGGACGGGATGGCGATCGCCTGGGCCGTCGTCGAGGCGCTGCACGACGATCCGCGCCTCGCGCCGAAGGCCCTCTTCGCCACGCACTACCACGAGCTCACCGAGCTGCAGGCGACGCTGCCCCGCCTCGCCAACGCGCACATCGCGGTGCGCGAACGCGGGCACGAGGTCGTCTTCCTCCACCGGATCGAGCCCGGCCCGTCCGACCGCTCCTACGGGATCCACGTCGCGCGCCTCGCCGGGCTGCCGGACAAGGTCGTGGCGCGGGCGCGGGAGATCCTCGACCGCCTCGTCGTCCAGCACGCCGCGCCGACGGCGGCCGAGCGTCCCGGCGCGCCGCTGCAGCTCGCGCTCTTCGAGCCGGAGCGGCCGGAGCGCGACCCGGCGGAAGACGAAGTCCTCGCCCGCCTGCGGGGCCTCGATCCCGACGACATCACGCCGCGCCGCGCGCACGAGCTGCTGCGCGAGCTGAAGGAACGCCTCCAACCCTAGCGGCAAACCGAGCGGGTTCGGTCAGAGGGCGACGGCGCGCGCGGCGAGACGCTCGGCGAGGCGGTCGAGCGGCGCCGTCTCGTCCGACAGCCCCGCCGCGACGACCACCTGCGGCATCCCGTAGACGACGCAGGTCTCCTCCGACTGCGTGATGCAGTGGCAGTCGCGGCGCTTGAGCGCCCGCACGCCGGCCAGCCCGTCTGCCCCCATCCCGGTCATCACGACCGCCAGGACGCCGCGCGCCGAGGGGTACTCGGCCAGCGAACGGAACAGCACGTCGGCCGCCGGGCGGCAGCTGTTCTCCGGCGGCGTGTCCACGAGCGCGACCGTCGGGCGTCCCTGCGCCTCCCGCACCGTCATGTGCCGTCCGCCGGGGGCGATGTAGACCACGCCGGGCGTCACCGCGTCCCCCTCCGCCCCCTCGACGACGCGCAGCGGCGAGAGGCCGTCGAGCCGCGCGGCGAGGCTCGCGGTGAAGACCGGCGGCATGTGCTGGACGACCAGCACCGGCAGCGGGAAGTCCCCCGGGATCTTGGGGATGAACTTCGCCAACGCCTCCGGCCCGCCGGTGGAGACGGCGACCGCGGCCGCCCAGAAGCGCGACGGCCGCCAGACCGTCCCGCCCGGCGCGGGAACGAGCGCCCGCCCCGCCGGCGGACGGACCGCGGGGCGCACGCGCGCCCGCGCCGCCGCGGCGCCGAGGATCGGGGCGAGCGCCGCCCGCGCCTCATCGAGGGCGGTCGCCGGATCGCGCGAGACCGGACGGGCCGCCGCCTCGGCGCCGCCGAGGCGCAGCGCCCGCCGCAGCTCGTCGCCGTCCGGCGCGGCGGTCGCCCCGACGACGACGATCGTCGCCGACGGAACCCGCGCCGCGATCCACCCCAGCGCGCTCGGCCCCGCTTCCCGCAGCAGGTCGACGTCCACGAGCACGACGTCCGCGGGACGGTTCTCCAGCCGCCGCAGCGCCAGCCCCAGCGCCGACGAGATCTCGACCGCCGACACGACGGGCGACGAGCGCGCCGCCTCGGCCAAGGCGCCGCGGCGGAACGCGCTGGTGTCGAGCACGAGGACGGAGAGGCCCACGACGCGAATTTAGCAGCGCGGAGGGCGAAAAGGCGCGTTTCGGACGGAAGAGTGGAACGACCCGCCGACGGCGGCGGACCGCGGCGCGGACGGCGGACGGTCAGCCGGCCGCGACCCCCTGTCCGGCGACGCGCTTGACCATCCGCAGCTCCATCCCGGTGTCGAGATGGCGGAAGCTGACCTCGTCCACGAGGCTGCGGATCAGAAACAGCCCGCGCCCGGAGGCGTTGAGGATGTTCTCCGGCGCGCACGGATCGGGGGTGGCGTCGGGGTCGAACCCCGGGCCGCGGTCGAGAATCGAGACGGCCACCGCCGCGGACGGCTCGATGTCGAACGCGAGCTCGACGGGCTGCTGCGCCTGCAGCCCGTGGGCGTGCTTCATCGCGTTCGCCGCCCCTTCGCGGACCGCCAAGCCGAAGTCGAGCCGCGCGTCCTCTTCGAACCCCGCCAGACGGGCCGATTCCTCCGCCGCGCCTTGGATCATGTCCAAGAGCTCGAGCCGGCTGGGCACGGACAGCGATATGCGGCTGGCGTCTGTCATCGGCTGGTCTCGTAGCAAACTTTAAGCGCCGGGCCCGAAAACGGTCAACTCGGGCGGCGACCGTTAGTACCCCAAAAGGATGCCGCCCAGAGCGACTTCGGGCTGTTCCCACTTCTCGCCCTCGATGCGTCCGAGGACTTGGCCGTCCCGCCGAACGATGGCCACCGGAACGGCCTGGACGTTGGCGCGCTTCGCGTCGTCGTCGAACCCCGCGGTCCCCGGCACGCCGTGGAAGCGGAAGACGATTCCCTTGCCGTGCAGCGACTGGGCGACCTTGAGCAGACGCGGGACGAAGTGCTCGCAGTGGGGGCACCAGGTGCCGAAGTAGACGACGACCTCGGCCTTGCCGGGGAGCGACTCGAGCATCCGCATCGCGCCGATCTGCGGCGCGTAGGCCGCGGCGTTGCGCCGGTACTCGGGCATGTAGGCCAGCAGCCGCTCGGGCGTGGCGTCGCCCAGCAGCGGATCGCGCGGCTCGACGGCGGCCCGCGCGGCGCCGAGCGTGAATTTCAGCTTGGCCCCGTCGATCTCCAGCGAAGGGCCGGCGTCGGTCCCGGAGCGACGCACCAGCGCGGCTTCCGGATCGGACGGATCGGCGACGATGTCGGCGGGGGCGAGCGCCACGACCCGCTTCTCCCCGGCGATGATCATCACCGGCCGGGAGAGCGCCGGCGTGACCACGAGCAGCCGCGGGACGCCCTGGCCGCCCCAGAAGAGGCGGGCGTCGGGCTCGACCTTGCCGTTGACGCGGAGTTGGAAGTGGCCGGCGAGGAGGAAGCGGCCCTCGTCCACGGCGCCGGCCGCCTGCGCCCCGAAGGTGGCGGCGAGGGCGGCGACGACGGCGATCAGCGTGCGCATCATGGCGTCCGTCCAGCGGCCAGCGCTTCCAGCGCGGCCTTGTCGGGAATCTCGTTCCAAACCCGCACGATCGCCCGTTTCTCGACGAGGGCGGCGCGGGGCAGGCGGCGGTAGTACGACTTCAGCGCCATGTAGGGGGCGCTCTTCACTTCGAAAGCGGGCCCGGCGGAGAACGTGAACTCGAACGCCGCCGCGGCGTCGTCCTCGGCGAGGCCGTAGACGGCGCAGGCGGCGCCCGGCTTGAGCGCCAGCGCCTCGTTGATCCGCGGGACGGCGGCCTTCGTCGCCGCGTCGCGGCGGTCGATCAGCAGCACCAGCGCCCGGCGGCCGTCCTTCAGCTCGGGGACGACCTGGTCGAGTTGGATGTCGGCGACCTGCGCCCCGACCTTGAGGCGGGTCGCCCAGTCGTCCACCGGCAGCGCCGGGGCGGCGAGGGCCAGCGCCACCCCCGCCGCGCCCCCCGCGAAGCCGCACGCCCAGCGCCCCAAGGTCGCCCGCCCCTTGGCCCCGAGCCACGCGGCGAGCGAGAGGACGAAGAAGCCGAGGTCCTGCAGCGCGGCCTCGCCGGGACCGCGCACGACGAGATTGCCGAAGCAGCCGCAGGAGGCGGCCTCCTTGGTCGGGCTGAAGAACTCGTGGATCGTGAGGACGCAGAACGCGCCCATCAGCAGCGAACCGACGAGCAGGACGAGGCGATGGCGCAGGCCGCAGAGATAGGCGAGGGCGAGGCCGGCCTCGAGCGCGACGACGGCGACGATCAGCGGCGTCGCGAACCCCGCGGGAAGAACGCCCTTGCGCGCGTAGAGCGCGCCGATCCCGGCCGGATCGAGCGCCTTCCCCCACGCCGAGTAAAGCAGCACGAGCCCCAGGAGAAACGCGGCGACGCGTCCGACGCGTCCCGCCCATGCGGGTCCGCGCCCTCCCTCGGGCCTCGCGGCGGCCGGCTGCGAAATCGTCATGTTTGCAGCATAGCGGCCGCGGGCCGCGCCGCAAACCGCCTCCCGCGCCCGTCGGCGCCCCGAGGCGCGCGGACGGCCCCGACCGCGCGCCCCGCCGCGGTCGAGCGCGCGGGAGGCGACCGGCGCCGCTCACGCCCCGCCGCGGTCGAGTGCGCGGTAGGCGACCGCCTCGGCGACCTGCGGGGCGTCCACGTCGGCCCGTCCGGCGAGGTCGGCGAGGGTGCGGGCGACCTTGAGCACGCGGTCGTGGGCCCGCGCCGACAGCCGCAGGAGGTTCATCGCCCGCTCGAGATCCGCCTTGGCCCGCGGCGTGAGGGCGGCGGCCTCCGCCAGGCGCCGCACCGGCAAATGCGCGTTGTAGACGACGCCGAAACGGCCGTTCCGCGCCTCCTGCACCGCGCGCGCGGCGACGACCCGCGCCCGCACGGCGGCCGACGACTCGCCCGGCGCCTCGCGCGCCAACTCGGCGCCGGAGAGCGCGGGGACCTCGACGTGGATGTCGATCCGGTCGAGCAGCGGCCCCGAGATCCGCCCCTGGTAGCGGTCCACCATCGACGGCGTGCAGCGGCACTCGCGCGCGCGGCTCCCGCGCCAGCCGCAGGGACAAGGGTTCATCGCCCCGACGAGGACGAAGCGGGCCGGAAAGCGGGCGCGGCCGAGCGCCCGCACCACGGCGATCTGCCCGTCCTCCAGCGGCTGCCGCAGCATCTCCAGCACGGCGCGCGGGAACTCCGGCAGCTCGTCGAGAAAGAGCACGCCGTGCGCGGCGAGCGCGATCTCGCCGGGGCGCGGCGGCGAGCCTCCGCCGACCAGCCCCGCGCCGGAGACGCTGTGGTGCGGGGCGCGGAACGGCCGCTCGCGCACGAGCCCGCCGCCGGCGGCGACGAGCCCCGCCGCGGAGTGGACCCG from the bacterium genome contains:
- a CDS encoding tetratricopeptide repeat protein — its product is MTPRLASLVSRLQGRRSARAAFPVSRLGRRPVPRAAFPVSLAAALCAALCAFGAAPPTAPPVEAGAALDAYERGDCRAAVAAFEALPADGAWSADGALQYRYGWCLGALGRPEAAERQRRAAELLAAAAARPGATVETPFYLVNALQNFGRAEEARREAAAAVERYKSGALLVPAAEPQAWFQLGKLFRDAGDDRGALAPFRRALDAGKASGRPLRAAYLQRILAAAEQARDAELTRAAGEALAAKDPGNPAAANREARLLAGQGKLAEARAAFAKLQGRQNDAGMDAQYAGVSLDRVLELAEWGAAPATKLADGREVAALGEAELRNELAARAREAWGLMKGPTVEVPRRRGPGTRPAPPAATREALRALQARFCGALLEAVVRGAPLQQWAIIDGYPQLLHHPWDEIYVQQGAGDRSEHVVPAD
- the mutS gene encoding DNA mismatch repair protein MutS, with the translated sequence MSPKDAHGIGGLPPANEMTPMFRQWADAKRRCPDAVLFFRMGDFYEMFFDDAVLAAPILEIALTARGKGTATAAPMCGVPHHAVDAYVAKLVERGHRVAICEQMEDPRKTKGMVRRDIIRVVSPGTLTDPTRLDPGAGNFLASVSGRGPYGVALCDLSTGELVLAAAADAAELADVLSRYDAREALAPESAAAELRELLPEIHGARPLVTAARDDRFEPAGARERLLAALRVASLAGFGCPDDHPAIPAAAAVLAHLAETQRTDAAHLDRLRVENPVRTLQLDQATRRNLEIVANLRDGGRRATLLEVLDRTKTPLGARRLRAWLLEPLAEAAPLNERLGLVDDFFQRAELRRAAREALSRVRDVERLLSRCALGAATPHDALALLRSLEAVPDVRRAVEPLTSAGAERLLGQLDPLEELTSLLARAIADEPSSSVGDGRALRAGYDAALDEARDLTRGGRRRIAEIEERERLRTGIANLKVGYNRVFGYYIEVSKANVAKAPDDWERRQTVATGERYVTPEIRELETKILAAEEKLAEREQELFDQLLAEVAGRAGRLRGLAAALAEVDATAGLAEAAALEGYVRPQIDDGDALEIEDGRHPVVERLLPPGRFVPNDCKLDEGRRILVVTGPNMGGKSTFLRQTALIVLMAQSGSFVPARAARIGLIDRIFCRVGASDNLAGGESTFMVEMTETANILHNATPKSLVVLDEIGRGTATWDGMAIAWAVVEALHDDPRLAPKALFATHYHELTELQATLPRLANAHIAVRERGHEVVFLHRIEPGPSDRSYGIHVARLAGLPDKVVARAREILDRLVVQHAAPTAAERPGAPLQLALFEPERPERDPAEDEVLARLRGLDPDDITPRRAHELLRELKERLQP
- a CDS encoding CheB methylesterase domain-containing protein; translated protein: MGLSVLVLDTSAFRRGALAEAARSSPVVSAVEISSALGLALRRLENRPADVVLVDVDLLREAGPSALGWIAARVPSATIVVVGATAAPDGDELRRALRLGGAEAAARPVSRDPATALDEARAALAPILGAAAARARVRPAVRPPAGRALVPAPGGTVWRPSRFWAAAVAVSTGGPEALAKFIPKIPGDFPLPVLVVQHMPPVFTASLAARLDGLSPLRVVEGAEGDAVTPGVVYIAPGGRHMTVREAQGRPTVALVDTPPENSCRPAADVLFRSLAEYPSARGVLAVVMTGMGADGLAGVRALKRRDCHCITQSEETCVVYGMPQVVVAAGLSDETAPLDRLAERLAARAVAL
- a CDS encoding ATP-binding protein — translated: MPSRLELLDMIQGAAEESARLAGFEEDARLDFGLAVREGAANAMKHAHGLQAQQPVELAFDIEPSAAVAVSILDRGPGFDPDATPDPCAPENILNASGRGLFLIRSLVDEVSFRHLDTGMELRMVKRVAGQGVAAG